Below is a genomic region from Brassica oleracea var. oleracea cultivar TO1000 chromosome C9, BOL, whole genome shotgun sequence.
ATCCTAAACCCTAAACCCTTGAGTGTTTTAGTGTTTAGTGATTTTGATTTAGAGTTTAAGATTTATCCTAGAGTTTAAGGTTTATCCAAGGGTTTAGGGTTTAGGATTTAGGATTTAGGGTTTAATGTTTTGCTGACGACTTTTAAAATATTTTTTTTTTGTAATTACTACTATTTTTAATTATTTCTTTTTACCTTTTAATTTAAAAAAAATAATATAATTTGATAATATTTTGTTTTTTTTAAAGATATCAAATATTAAATAACACTATCCTATTGGTCGGTGAACCTAGAGGTGAACCCAAGAATAAGTCGTATTATTGTATCTATAATAATGTTCATTTATTTCGTGTATTAGTGTACTTTTGGCGACCTACAATAATCTTAACTGGCTGGAAAGTTTGCATGCGCATAAAGAGCTAATAATAGTAGAGTTATTGTTGGGTTCATCCCCTAGGATGAACCTATAGATTCACCGGCCAATAGAATTTTATTATTTCAAATTCGATATCTTTTAAAAAAGGAAACAAAATATTATCAAGTTATATTATGTTTTTAAAATAAAAAAGTAAAAAAAAATTGCAGCTACAGAAAAAAAAATTAAAAAATATTTTTAACGTCGCTAGCAAAATATTAAACCCTAAATCCTAATCTCTAAACCCTAAATCCTAATCTCTAAACCTTAAATCCTAAACCCTAAACCCTTGGGTAAACCCTAAACCCTTGGATAAATCCTAAACTCTAAATAAAAACACTAAACCCTAAAACTCTAAACCCTAAATCTTAAACCCTAAACCCTTGAGTGTTTTCGTGTTTAGTGATTTTATCTTAGAGTTTAAGATTTATCTTAGAGTTTAAGATTTATCCTAGAAATCATTTCGGATGAATAATTTAGGGGGTGAACCCAAAAATAAATCATAATAGTATTCGTGAAGAAATCATTTCGGATGAATAACGTGTGATTTTTGTTTCTCTCTAATTCTGATTATATTAAGCAGAGAAAGAACCCCATCAAGAACACAAACATCTCATTTAAACGCATATTTCAATTTACAAACCCTGAAAAACTTGTGTGTTTAAGAGCTATTCAAGTGGTCTTTGGTCGATGATAAGTATATACCACCGACAAGAGATAAAGAGAACAAAATATTTTGTTTGATTCTATCAATTGGTCTCTTTACGTCTGGTTTCTTCTTTAAATAAAGACTTTTTTTTGGGTTCACCCTAGGGGGTGAACCTTCCAACCAATAGAAAGTTGTCATTTTAGATCTAGTATTTTTTAATTAAGAAAATAAAATAACTTGCCAAATTATATTATGCTTTTAAAATAAAAAATAAAAAATTAAATAAATAAAAATAACAATAGTTCTAAAAAAGATCATTTAAAAAAAAATATTTATTTTTAAGATTTAGAGTTTAGTGTTTAAGATTTATAATTTAGAATTTATCCAAATGTTTAGTGTTTTTCCAAGGGTTTAGGGTTTACCTAAGGGTTTAGGGTTTACCCAAGGGTTTAAGGTTTTCCCAAGGGTTTAGGGTTTAGAGTTTAGGGTTTAGTGTTTTGTTGACAACAAATTTTTAATATTTTTCCAAAGGTTTAAGGGTTTACCCAAGGATTTAGGGTTTACCCAAGGATTTAGGGTTTAGGATTTGAGTTTAGGTTTTAGTATTAGAGTTTAGGGTTTAGTGTTTTGTTGACAACATTATTTTTTTTTGAATTCGTTTTTTATATATTATTTTTATTTATTTTTAAATTTTATTTTGAAAAGATAATATAGTTTGCCAAGTTATTTTGTTTCCTTAATTAAAAGATACTAGATTTAAAATGATAATTTTCTATTGGTTGGTGAACCTAAAGGTTCACCTAGGGGGTGAACCCAAGAATAACTCTTAAATAAATTCCATCGTTTAACTCGAAACAAAAATAATATTACTAACAAGTGACTAATAATTCCTTTTGAGTTGACAAAAAAAAAAGTAACTAATTCCTTTTGAGTTGATAAATCATGAATCAAAACATTCGTAGTTTTGTCTCCAAATAATTTAACAACAATCCCCTATATATTATTTGAGAAGCATTGCAACATTTGTTTGTAGACACATGTTAACACTATAATGATTCTTAGAATCCTTAGAGAAATAGGTTGATCCATCTAAATATATAATAAGCTTTTTATTAAACCACAATAAATACATTATTAAATGTGCTTCATTATTTTCTTAAATAAGATTACAGAATTGCCTAATGTGGCTAAAATATATATGACAATTAATGATTTTGAATAATAAAGATTTGATAAAAATAAGTGTGTATTATAATTATATTTGTTTAATTTTAAGCTATTAAAATAAATTAAACAATCATAATAATCATATAATAAAAATTAAAAAAAATATTTATATATTATATTTTGAATTTTTAAAAATGAGTATAAATTACTAAAACTGTTAAAAGTTTCACATTCAAATTTTGTGATCTATGATTTAAAACTTTTGTAATGACATGATACAAATAATTAAAAAATAATATAAGTTGAAAGTCTCATTTAATAAGTATCAAAAATAAAAGATATATAAATATATGTATCATTTTAAATTAAACTATATGCCATATAAAAACATATAAATATCTTAATTTTGAAATTTACTTTGAACATTTTTTTGATAAAAAATTTGAAAAAATATTGACAACTTAATTTTTAAAAATATTATAAATTACTTAAACCACTAATCCCACAGTGAAAATTTTGTTATCACTAATTTAGATTTTTTTGCTATAACAGATACAAATGATAAAAAAATATGAGTAAAAATCATCATCTAATAAATATTAATATTAAAATATAACATATATATGTTACTACCATTTAAATTTAATTATATATCACATCAAATAAAAAAATATTTTTCGATTTATAAAATTTATTTATATGTTTGCAACAATTTAATTATATAAGTAGATAATGACTTTTTAATTATTCAATATATATTTATTATTTCATAATATGTTATAAACATATAATATATAAAATAATATATATATATAATGTTTATTCCGCGCAAGGCGCGGATCTTAACCTAATACAAGGTAAAACACACACACACAACACATAAAAGCATACTACTCGTACGAATACTAGTAGTATTAGAAAAACACCGGTTATAGCTCCGGTTTCTAATGGCGTCCCTGGTTCATAAACATTTCTCTGGTTGACCCACAACCTAGCGCCTCCCGCGGTATATTCATCTTAGCGATCTGGTCTACTCCCTCGGCAAAAACCACACCCATGCCCATATGCAAATGCGGTTCAATGTGACAATGAAAAAACCAAACCCCAGGATTGTCCGTTACAAATCTTAACGCCGTCCATCCGTACGGATACAACGCCACCGTATTCCGTAACGGCGCGTTCGTCAGATTATACCTCTTGTCGTCGACTCCTGGCCGAAACTTCCCTTCGCCGTAGCCCAAAATCCAAAAGTCGTGGCCGTGGAGATGCCACGGATGAACCTCGCTGACGTTACCTTCTAAAACGTTAGCGTTTTGGAGTATCACGTCCACGACCATCCCCATCGCGAGATTGTAGATACCGCTACTTACGGTGGTGTTGGGATTCACCGGAGGATTATCGATATCGTAGTTCTCTATGATCTCTGGTCCCGGAAATTTTAAATACTCCGGTTTTACCCCGTATCTGATGGATCCGATGTACGGCGTCGCCGGGACGGATAAGGAGAGGTTGTTGATAGCCCACTTTGTGTAGCCTTCCATGAGATTCTGAGTGTTGAGGAGGAAGAGCTGCGCGTTTGATTTCTCAGGTGGCGGTGGATATCCTTTCGCGGCGAATATTTTCTTGGAGAAGTTTTTGCTCCGGTTGTAGTCGTCCCACCTGGGAGTCTCCCGCGGTGGAAAAGGTAAGCGTTCGGATTCAGAAGCACCGGCATAGTGCAACACGGTGAGTGCTTGAGGAGTGTTGGGTTTCCGGCCACGAACGCCGACTGAGATCCAGTACTTTCTAGGAGGAGATGGATTATGTGTTCGGAGAAGAACGGAATAGGTCTCGCCGGAATAGATGTCAATGTCGTCGACGGTGAACGGAGCGACGTAGTTGCCGTCGGCTTCAACGACCTCTAGTTGGTGTCCCTGCATGGGAACAATTTAATGTCACACGTGTGATCTCTAATACATGTATAAATCGATAAATATGGCACACAAATTGAAATAATGATTTAACTACAAAGGCAAATCTTCGTACTAAATGATACAAATATTTGGGATACTTGTTTGGAATTGAGTTCGGGTTTTAGTATAAATATCTTTTGGAACTTTGAAATTTTTGGTTTTTTTTTCGGATATCCATTCAAGGTCGAGTTCAGTTCTCGGATAAAATTCATAACCCGAAATACCATAAAACAAAGTTCTATTCAGTATTTTTGTCGGATTTGGTTCGATTCAGACTCTTTATTATTGGGCCAGGTTCAGCTCGGGTTTCCAGATTCGGTTTATTTGTCCACTCCTAAAAAATATTTTAAAACATTTTTGTTTAGCGTTTCTAAAAAAATAGCTAATTAGTATAAACAAAAATATTTAAAATACTGCAAAGACTATACATACCTCATTTTGAAAATTAAAAATATAAACAGTTTTTAATTTATTTAACTTTTTATTGATAAAAAAATAATATTATATTTGTTTAGATATTCGAACTGCCTTTAATCCAAATGAAAAAAAAACATGTTAATTAGTTTGTCTTCTAAACATGTATGCTACAAAATTTGTTTGAAGTATTTATATTTTAAAAATGTCTAAATAAATTAGTTAGAAAATAACTTACTTCAACGGCTAAGTTGAGGGAAGCAAGAGAAGTGGTGCTAGCGATCCGAAGGCGATATACTTTATTAGGCTTGACCCTTAGAGTTGTAGGTGCGCAAGGATCATCTTTTGTAAAGTTACACTCTTTCAAGCCTCCCTCGTTAAAATACCCCGCTTGTGAGCAATCGAACTGTCCTCTTCCGTTGATCAACAGACTCTGAGGCTCCCCAATCCAACGCATAGGCTTCGAAGAAAGAGAGAGTTCTTGCAAGGTACTACTTAGATGCCACCAATCACTGAGCAACAGATTAAACTCTTCGAATTTATCGTAATGCAAAGTCTCTTTGAGCGATCTCACCACCATCATCCCGTACAGTCCAGCCGATCTCTGCATCCCGTAGTGTCCGTGGTAGAAATGTGTTCCTGCCTGCACCCTTACAAAACGTTATCGATATCTCTTTTTGTAAAAGTTATTTAAGAGAAATAAATGTCTTTTGTTTACCTTATCAACAGTGAATTTATAAGTGAAAGTCTCTCCAGGATTAATGGGACATTGCGTCACACCCGCTGCTCCATCTGACCATGGAGTGCCATTCTATTCCATAATCATAATTCATTGTTGTTATGTCCCTTTTTTGACAATTTGATTATACAAAAATTTATGTATATAATATAACTAATCTTCATTCTAGTATAACTTTTTATAAAAATATATTCTCTCCCTTCCTTAATATATAATGTTTTAGAAATTTTTTGGTGTTTCAAAAGTACATATATGTTTTGACATTTATATATTAACTTTAGATTTATTGAATTTTTTAACCAAATATATTTGTATCGTTATTTAATACGATTAGTTCAATAATTTTTAATTTATATTATATCTATATATTTATTTTTTTTTTAATTTTTGTGATTTTAGACATAACATATCTTATATTATACTATGACATATGGAATAGTAATTATATAAGCAACCTGACGTATGCCGTGCCAATGGATGACAACATTTTCGGTGGAGAGTTTATTTTTGACGTGAATGATGACTGTGTCTCCGGCGTTAGCATAAATCGTTGGCCCTGGAAACGTACCGTTGATGGCAATAACGACGCCTTCTGTACAATCCGGAGACCGGAATTGATTCTCGACCTCCCAGTACAATTCTACAACTCCGGCGGATCCGGCGGAGGCCGAGTGAGCCGCAACCATAACCGCCGTGACTAGCCACCACACAATTACCGACATTGAAATTATTATTATTTGGTTATGTAAGCTGGATATATTGTGTGAGTTATATTAAATAGACTGTCTTGCTTTTTATGACATCTTTCGTAGTTGTATATATAGAAAGGGAATGGATGCTTTTCTTTTTTTTTCAAAAAAAAAAAATGGGTTTTTTGGAAGATTGACTCAAAACTCAAATTCAAACCTAAAACTAACCCAAGCTTTTCTTGAATTTTTCTTTTGTCCTATTCACCCCACAAGTTCATGATATTCATGAAAATGCCATCAAATTTTTTTTATTTTTTTTTTCCGAAAATGACATTTTTACTCTCTCATCCTCATCATCTTCAAGTAATTACAAGATTATCATTGTCATCAATACCCCAACCACCATGAACAACCAATTTGAAGCTCTTAATGCACCTAAAATCGATTTACACTCTCTCTTTATCACTTGTTATGAACTAAAAACAACATCTCTTTCACTTTGCCTCCATATTCATCCAAAAAACTCAAGCTTTTGATTCAAATTTTTTTTATGGTTTATAGAGCCATTCAATCATACTATTCTTGGTGGGTTACTTTCGTTTGAGATTCTGGGTGGTTGGAGAAGACTCTGTGTGCTAAGGAAGTCATCTCACTAGTTTAAGGTATGAAATTGAATTTTTTTCCAGATCTGTTTGTGTAGAAGACTTACTCGTAAGTAGTCTGGCTGTAGAAGACTTACGGGTAAGTCTTCTGGTCAAACGGACGACTTACTTTTAAGTCGTCATCTTTGTTTGTTAAAAAAAATCTAGAGAATACCCTAGACGACTTACTGATAAGTCGTCTAGGATAAATGAGTTAGTTTTGCATTTGACCGAATTGTATCAGATATTTGCCNNNNNNNNNNNNNNNNNNNNNNNNNNNNNNNNNNNNNNNNNNNNNNNNNNNNNNNNNNNNNNNNNNNNNNNNNNNNNNNNNNNNNNNNNNNNNNNNNNNNNNNNNNNNNNNNNNNNNNNNNNNNNNNNNNNNNNNNNNNNNNNNNNNNNNNNNNNNNNNNNNNNNNNNNNNNNNNNNNNNNNNNNNNNNNNNNNNNNNCAGATTTATTTCCTAGATTATGGTCAAACCTTGCTTATCTGGGACGATTTTCTTGTACGTCGTCTTCCTGGACGACTTTAAAGTAAGTTGTCTGGGTAAAGTTAAATATATAAGTTTCTTTTTCGAATTGCAAACTAACCTGAGAAGACTTACAAATAAGTCGTCTAGCTTTAATAAAATATTGAAATTTTTGTTTTCCCTGAGACGACTTACTGGTAAGTCGTCCAGGAAAAGTCAAATATCTGATGCAATTCGGTAAAATGCAAAACTAACTCATTTATCCTAGACGACTTACTGGTAAGTCGTCTAGGTTTNNNNNNNNNNNNNNNNNNNNNNNNNNNNNNNNNNNNNNNNNNNNNNNNNNNNNNNNNNNNNNNNNNNNNNNNNNNNNNNNNNNNNNNNNNNNNNNNNNNNNNNNNNNNNNNNNNNNNNNNNNNNNNNNNNNNNNNNNNNNNNNNNNNNNNNNNNNNNNNNNNNNNNNNNNNNNNNNNNNNNNNNNNNNNNNNNNNNNNNNNNNNNNNNNNNNNNNNNNNNNNNNNNNNNNNNNNNNNNNNNNNNNNNNNNNNNNNNNNNNNNNNNNNNNNNNNNNNNNNNNNNNNNNNNNNNNNNNNNNNNNNNNNNNNNNNNNNNNNNNNNNNNNNNNNNNNNNNNNNNNNNNNNNNNNNNNNNNNNNNNNNNNNNNNNNNNNNNNNNNNNNNNNNNNNNNNNNNNNNNNNNNNNNNNNNNNNNNNNNNNNNNNNNNNNNNNNNNNNNNNNNNNNNNNNNNNNNNNNNNNNNNNNNNNNNNNNNNNNNNNNNNNNNNNNNNNNNNNNNNNNNNNNNNNNNNNNNNNNNNNNNNNNNNNNNNNNNNNNNNNNNNNNNNNNNNNNNNNNNNNNNNNNNNNNNNNNNNNNNNNNNNNNNNNNNNNNNNNNNNNNNNNNNNNNNNNNNNNNNNNNNNNNNNNNNNNNNNNNNNNNNNNNNNNNNNNNNNNNNNNNNNNNNNNNNNNNNNNNNNNNNNNNNNNNNNNNNNNNNNNNNNNNNNNNNNNNNNNNNNNNNNNNNNNNNNNNNNNNNNNNNNNNNNNNNNNNNNNNNNNNNNNNNNNNNNNNNNNNNNNNNNNNNNNNNNNNNNNNNNNNNNNNNNNNNNNNNNNNNNNNNNNNNNNNNNNNNNNNNNNNNNNNNNNNNNNNNNNNNNNNNNNNNNNNNNNNNNNNNNNNNNNNNNNNNNNNNNNNNNNNNNNNNNNNNNNNNNNNNNNNNNNNNNNNNNNNNNNNNNNNNNNNNNNNNNNNNNNNNNNNNNNNNNNNNNNNNNNNNNNNNNNNNNNNNNNNNNNNNNNNNNNNNNNNNNNNNNNNNNNNNNNNNNNNNNNNNNNNNNNNNNNNNNNNNNNNNNNNNNNNNNNNNNNNNNNNNNNNNNNNNNNNNNNNNNNNNNNNNNNNNNNNNNNNNNNNNNNNNNNNNNNNNNNNNNNNNNNNNNNNNNNNNNNNNNNNNNNNNNNNNNNNNNNNNNNNNNNNNNNNNNNNNNNNNNNNNNNNNNNNNNNNNNNNNNNNNNNNNNNNNNNNNNNNNNNNNNNNNNNNNNNNNNNNNNNNNNNNNNNNNNNNNNNNNNNNNNNNNNNNNNNNNNNNNNNNNNNNNNNNNNNNNNNNNNNNNNNNNNNNNNNNNNNNNNNNNNNNNNNNNNNNNNNNNNNNNNNNNNNNNNNNNNNNNNNNNNNNNNNNNNNNNNNNNNNNNNNNNNNNNNNNNNNNNNNNNNNNNNNNNNNNNNNNNNNNNNNNNNNNNNNNNNNNNNNNNNNNNNNNNNNNNNNNNNNNNNNNNNNNNNNNNNNNNNNNNNNNNNNNNNNNNNNNNNNNNNNNNNNNNNNNNNNNNNNNNNNNNNNNNNNNNNNNNNNNNNNNNNNNNNNNNNNNNNNNNNNNNNNNNNNNNNNNNNNNNNNNNNNNNNNNNNNNNNNNNNNNNNNNNNNNNNNNNNNNNNNNNNNNNNNNNNNNNNNNNNNNNNNNNNNNNNNNNNNNNNNNNNNNNNNNNNNNNNNNNNNNNNNNNNNNNNNNNNNNNNNNNNNNNNNNNNNNNNNNNNNNNNNNNNNNNNNNNNNNNNNNNNNNNNNNNNNNNNNNNNNNNNNNNNNNNNNNNNNNNNNNNNNNNNNNNNNNNNNNNNNNNNNNNNNNNNNNNNNNNNNNNNNNNNNNNNNNNNNNNNNNNNNNNNNNNNNNNNNNNNNNNNNNNNNNNNNNNNNNNNNNNNNNNNNNNNNNNNNNNNNNNNNNNNNNNNNNNNNNNNNNNNNNNNNNNNNNNNNNNNNNNNNNNNNNNNNNNNNNNNNNNNNNNNNNNNNNNNNNNNNNNNNNNNNNNNNNNNNNNNNNNNNNNNNNNNNNNNNNNNNNNNNNNNNNNNNNNNNNNNNNNNNNNNNNNNNNNNNNNNNNNNNNNNNNNNNNNNNNNNNNNNNNNNNNNNNNNNNNNNNNNNNNNNNNNNNNNNNNNNNNNNNNNNNNNNNNNNNNNNNNNNNNNNNNNNNNNNNNNNNNNNNNNNNNNNNNNNNNNNNNNNNNNNNNNNNNNNNNNNNNNNNNNNNNNNNNNNNNNNNNNNNNNNNNNNNNNNNNNNNNNNNNNNNNNNNNNNNNNNNNNNNNNNNNNNNNNNNNNNNNNNNNNNNNNNNNNNNNNNNNNNNNNNNNNNNNNNNNNNNNNNNNNNNNNNNNNNNNNNNNNNNNNNNNNNNNNNNNNNNNNNNNNNNNNNNNNNNNNNNNNNNNNNNNNNNNNNNNNNNNNNNNNNNNNNNNNNNNNNNNNNNNNNNNNNNNNNNNNNNNNNNNNNNNNNNNNNNNNNNNNNNNNNNNNNNNNNNNNNNNNNNNNNNNNNNNNNNNNNNNNNNNNNNNNNNNNNNNNNNNNNNNNNNNNNNNNNNNNNNNNNNNNNNNNNNNNNNNNNNNNNNNNNNNNNNNNNNNNNNNNNNNNNNNNNNNNNNNNNNNNNNNNNNNNNNNNNNNNNNNNNNNNNNNNNNNNNNNNNNNNNNNNNNNNNNNNNNNNNNNNNNNNNNNNNNNNNNNNNNNNNNNNNNNNNNNNNNNNNNNNNNNNNNNNNNNNNNNNNNNNNNNNNNNNNNNNNNNNNNNNNNNNNNNNNNNNNNNNNNNNNNNNNNNNNNNNNNNNNNNNNNNNNNNNNNNNNNNNNNNNNNNNNNNNNNNNNNNNNNNNNNNNNNNNNNNNNNNNNNNNNNNNNNNNNNNNNNNNNNNNNNNNNNNNNNNNNNNNNNNNNNNNNNNNNNNNNNNNNNNNNNNNNNNNNNNNNNNNNNNNNNNNNNNNNNNNNNNNNNNNNNNNNNNNNNNNNNNNNNNNNNNNNNNNNNNNNNNNNNNNNNNNNNNNNNNNNNNNNNNNNNNNNNNNNNNNNNNNNNNNNNNNNNNNNNNNNNNNNNNNNNNNNNNNNNNNNNNNNNNNNNNNNNNNNNNNNNNNNNNNNNNNNNNNNNNNNNNNNNNNNNNNNNNNNNNNNNNNNNNNNNNNNNNNNNNNNNNNNNNNNNNNNNNNNNNNNNNNNNNNNNNNNNNNNNNNNNNNNNNNNNNNNNNNNNNNNNNNNNNNNNNNNNNNNNNNNNNNNNNNNNNNNNNNNNNNNNNNNNNNNNNNNNNNNNNNNNNNNNNNNNNNNNNNNNNNNNNNNNNNNNNNNNNNNNNNNNNNNNNNNNNNNNNNNNNNNNNNNNNNNNNNNNNNNNNNNNNNNNNNNNNNNNNNNNNNNNNNNNNNNNNNNNNNNNNNNNNNNNNNNNNNNNNNNNNNNNNNNNNNNNNNNNNNNNNNNNNNNNNNNNNNNNNNNNNNNNNNNNNNNNNNNNNNNNNNNNNNNNNNNNNNNNNNNNNNNNNNNNNNNNNNNNNNNNNNNNNNNNNNNNNNNNNNNNNNNNNNNNNNNNNNNNNNNNNNNNNNNNNNNNNNNNNNNNNNNNNNNNNNNNNNNNNNNNNNNNNNNNNNNNNNNNNNNNNNNNNNNNNNNNNNNNNNNNNNNNNNNNNNNNNNNNNNNNNNNNNNNNNNNNNNNNNNNNNNNNNNNNNNNNNNNNNNNNNNNNNNNNNNNNNNNNNNNNNNNNNNNNNNNNNNNNNNNNNNNNNNNNNNNNNNNNNNNNNNNNNNNNNNNNNNNNNNNNNNNNNNNNNNNNNNNNNNNNNNNNNNNNNNNNNNNNNNNNNNNNNNNNNNNNNNNNNNNNNNNNNNNNNNNNNNNNNNNNNNNNNNNNNNNNNNNNNNNNNNNNNNNNNNNNNNNNNNNNNNNNNNNNNNNNNNNNNNNNNNNNNNNNNNNNNNNNNNNNNNNNNNNNNNNNNNNNNNNNNNNNNNNNNNNNNNNNNNNNNNNNNNNNNNNNNNNNNNNNNNNNNNNNNNNNNNNNNNNNNNNNNNNNNNNNNNNNNNNNNNNNNNNNNNNNNNNNNNNNNNNNNNNNNNNNNNNNNNNNNNNNNNNNNNNNNNNNNNNNNNNNNNNNNNNNNNNNNNNNNNNNNNNNNNNNNNNNNNNNNNNNNNNNNNNNNNNNNNNNNNNNNNNNNNNNNNNNNNNNNNNNNNNNNNNNNNNNNNNNNNNNNNNNNNNNNNNNNNNNNNNNNNNNNNNNNNNNNNNNNNNNNNNNNNNNNNNNNNNNNNNNNNNNNNNNNNNNNNNNNNNNNNNNNNNNNNNNNNNNNNNNNNNNNNNNNNNNNNNNNNNNNNNNNNNNNNNNNNNNNNNNNNNNNNNNNNNNNNNNNNNNNNNNNNNNNNNNNNNNNNNNNNNNNNNNNNNNNNNNNNNNNNNNNNNNNNNNNNNNNNNNNNNNNNNNNNNNNNNNNNNNNNNNNNNNNNNNNNNNNNNNNNNNNNNNNNNNNNNNNNNNNNNNNNNNNNNNNNNNNNNNNNNNNNNNNNNNNNNNNNNNNNNNNNNNNNNNNNNNNNNNNNNNNNNNNNNNNNNNNNNNNNNNNNNNNNNNNNNNNNNNNNNNNNNNNNNNNNNNNNNNNNNNNNNNNNNNNNNNNNNNNNNNNNNNNNNNNNNNNNNNNNNNNNNNNNNNNNNNNNNNNNNNNNNNNNNNNNNNNNNNNNNNNNNNNNNNNNNNNNNNNNNNNNNNNNNNNNNNNNNNNNNNNNNNNNNNNNNNNNNNNNNNNNNNNNNNNNNNNNNNNNNNNNNNNNNNNNNNNNNNNNNNNNNNNNNNNNNNNNNNNNNNNNNNNNNNNNNNNNNNNNNNNNNNNNNNNNNNNNNNNNNNNNNNNNNNNNNNNNNNNNNNNNNNNNNNNNNNNNNNNNNNNNNNNNNNNNNNNNNNNNNNNNNNNNNNNNNNNNNNNNNNNNNNNNNNNNNNNNNNNNNNNNNNNNNNNNNNNNNNNNNNNNNNNNNNNNNNNNNNNNNNNNNNNNNNNNNNNNNNNNNNNNNNNNNNNNNNNNNNNNNNNNNNNNNNNNNNNNNNNNNNNNNNNNNNNNNNNNNNNNNNNNNNNNNNNNNNNNNNNNNNNNNNNNNNNNNNNNNNNNNNNNNNNNNNNNNNNNNNNNNNNNNNNNNNNNNNNNNNNNNNNNNNNNNNNNNNNNNNNNNNNNNNNNNNNNNNNNNNNNNNNNNNNNNNNNNNNNNNNNNNNNNNNNNNNNNNNNNNNNNNNNNNNNNNNNNNNNNNNNNNNNNNNNNNNNNNNNNNNNNNNNNNNNNNNNNNNNNNNNNNNNNNNNNNNNNNNNNNNNNNNNNNNNNNNNNNNNNNNNNNNNNNNNNNNNNNNNNNNNNNNNNNNNNNNNNNNNNNNNNNNNNNNNNNNNNNNNNNNNNNNNNNNNNNNNNNNNNNNNNNNNNNNNNNNNNNNNNNNNNNNNNNNNNNNNNNNNNNNNNNNNNNNNNNNNNNNNNNNNNNNNNNNNNNNNNNNNNNNNNNNNNNNNNNNNNNNNNNNNNNNNNNNNNNNNNNNNNNNNNNNNNNNNNNNNNNNNNNNNNNNNNNNNNNNNNNNNNNNNNNNNNNNNNNNNNNNNNNNNNNNNNNNNNNNNNNNNNNNNNNNNNNNNNNNNNNNNNNNNNNNNNNNNNNNNNNNNNNNNNNNNNNNNNNNNNNNNNNNNNNNNNNNNNNNNNNNNNNNNNNNNNNNNNNNNNNNNNNNNTAACCACGTTATAAACCCGTAGTTATACTTAAATAGTGTTTACTATACACAGAAATAAAAACACTTAGGTAAATTTTAAAGTTTTCAAAAAAAAACATTTATGCATTCCAAAATCTAACCCTAAGAACACATACAATACTACAACATATGTTGGCAAAACCTAAACCAAAGAATATCATGACTCACTACTTTCACTCATCTATGTTGAAAACAATTAACTTTTGTTATATCTTAATTTATATCTCTTAAAACATATGTTAATTACATTATTTCAATTTTTTACATATCAAAATATTTTTTACAAAATTTTTAAATTATTTCTAACTAAATTAGTCCAGACGACTTTCCAGTAAGTCATCTGGGAAGACGACTTACGGGGGTTAGAAACGTAAAAAAATTTCGGTTTTTTTGTTT
It encodes:
- the LOC106318690 gene encoding L-ascorbate oxidase-like; its protein translation is MSVIVWWLVTAVMVAAHSASAGSAGVVELYWEVENQFRSPDCTEGVVIAINGTFPGPTIYANAGDTVIIHVKNKLSTENVVIHWHGIRQNGTPWSDGAAGVTQCPINPGETFTYKFTVDKAGTHFYHGHYGMQRSAGLYGMMVVRSLKETLHYDKFEEFNLLLSDWWHLSSTLQELSLSSKPMRWIGEPQSLLINGRGQFDCSQAGYFNEGGLKECNFTKDDPCAPTTLRVKPNKVYRLRIASTTSLASLNLAVEGHQLEVVEADGNYVAPFTVDDIDIYSGETYSVLLRTHNPSPPRKYWISVGVRGRKPNTPQALTVLHYAGASESERLPFPPRETPRWDDYNRSKNFSKKIFAAKGYPPPPEKSNAQLFLLNTQNLMEGYTKWAINNLSLSVPATPYIGSIRYGVKPEYLKFPGPEIIENYDIDNPPVNPNTTVSSGIYNLAMGMVVDVILQNANVLEGNVSEVHPWHLHGHDFWILGYGEGKFRPGVDDKRYNLTNAPLRNTVALYPYGWTALRFVTDNPGVWFFHCHIEPHLHMGMGVVFAEGVDQIAKMNIPREALGCGSTREMFMNQGRH